The following is a genomic window from Sedimenticola thiotaurini.
GCTGGACAAACTGTAAACCGGAGTTTCAATGAACAGTGTGGATGATCAAGTTGCGCCAACACGCATGATATTCATGGGTGAAGCGTCCCTGACTGACGGTTTCAAACTGATCGGTTTCGAGACCTGGGCCGACCCGACGCCCGAAGTTCTGGAGCAACAGCTGGAGCAGTTGATCAAACAGCGTGAAAAGGCCTTCATCATCCTCGGCCACACCCTGGCCAACTGTGATTCCGACCTATTGAAACAGGTGCGGTCAGAGGGGGGACATATCATCATCACCCAGGTCCCCGCCCTGGCCGACCCGGAAAATTTCCAGTGTGAGATAGATGACAGACTGCAGGTGCTGCTTGGCGGCGGACTGCAACTCTCCCAGGAGTAGTCATGGAACAGGTACACGAACTTGAATCGGCCATCATGGAACGGGCCAACCGACTGGCGGTGGAGTATCGCGAGCGGGCCGGTCGCAGCCGCGACAACATCCTGCAGGAGGCCCACGCACGGCTCCACCTGCGGGAGGAGCGCGAGGTGCTGCTGGCAAAATCCAGGGCGGAACGCACCTTCCGACGCCAGGTGCAGGCCCATGAACTGAAACTACAGAAAGAGATGGATCACCTGCGCTGGAATCTGGTCATGACGGTCAAAAA
Proteins encoded in this region:
- a CDS encoding V-type ATP synthase subunit F — protein: MNSVDDQVAPTRMIFMGEASLTDGFKLIGFETWADPTPEVLEQQLEQLIKQREKAFIILGHTLANCDSDLLKQVRSEGGHIIITQVPALADPENFQCEIDDRLQVLLGGGLQLSQE